The following are from one region of the Actinoplanes sp. L3-i22 genome:
- a CDS encoding class I SAM-dependent methyltransferase, with amino-acid sequence MTGEFSADWLGLREPADADARSLELVGLLPAPVKVIRDLGCGTGSLGRWLAPRLPVPQFWILTDRDHDLLEIAADRMPEGVNVAIDERDVTALTRNDLTGADLVTCSALLDLLTAPEVDRLVEVCAQARTNALFTLSVTGRVRMTPADPRDAEVEDAFNAHQRRDAKLGPDAPDYAARAFEKAGARVIVRESAWQLGPQRSDLTAEWLRGWVGAATEERPDLGFDDYLAARLGDLPEAAVGHKDVLAIFE; translated from the coding sequence ATGACCGGAGAATTCAGCGCCGACTGGCTGGGCCTGCGCGAGCCCGCCGACGCCGACGCCCGCTCCCTGGAGCTGGTCGGGCTGCTGCCCGCGCCGGTGAAGGTGATCCGGGACCTGGGCTGCGGCACCGGCTCGCTGGGGCGCTGGCTGGCGCCGCGGCTGCCGGTCCCGCAGTTCTGGATCCTCACCGACCGCGACCACGACCTGCTGGAGATCGCCGCCGACCGGATGCCGGAGGGGGTGAACGTGGCGATCGACGAGCGCGACGTGACCGCGCTCACCCGCAACGACCTGACCGGCGCCGATCTGGTCACCTGCTCGGCGCTGCTGGACCTGCTGACCGCGCCCGAGGTGGACCGGCTGGTCGAGGTCTGCGCGCAGGCCCGGACGAACGCGCTGTTCACGCTCTCGGTGACCGGGCGGGTGCGGATGACGCCGGCCGATCCGCGGGACGCCGAGGTGGAGGACGCGTTCAACGCGCACCAGCGCCGGGACGCGAAGCTCGGGCCGGACGCCCCGGACTACGCCGCGCGCGCCTTCGAGAAGGCCGGGGCACGCGTCATCGTCCGGGAGAGTGCGTGGCAGCTCGGTCCGCAGCGATCCGACCTGACCGCCGAATGGTTGCGCGGATGGGTCGGCGCGGCCACCGAAGAGCGCCCTGACCTGGGGTTCGACGACTATCTCGCGGCCCGGCTCGGGGATCTGCCGGAGGCCGCGGTCGGACACAAGGATGTTTTAGCGATCTTCGAGTGA
- a CDS encoding dihydrofolate reductase family protein yields the protein MAERPYTLLSCGMSIDGYLDDTTEERLLLSNDEDFDRVDEVRASCDAILVGAATIRQDNPRLLVRSAERRAARAARGEPANPVKVTVTGRCDLDPAAAFFAAGESAKLVYCATPTVAEARERLGAVATVVDGGDPVDVDLVSADLAARGVRRLMVEGGGTMHTQFLTRDLADELQLVVAPFFVGDSRAPRFVHDGNFPAGPKNRATLAEVRQIGDVVLLRYALSERFQ from the coding sequence ATGGCTGAGCGTCCGTACACCTTGTTGAGCTGTGGCATGTCGATCGACGGTTATCTCGACGACACCACCGAGGAGCGCCTGCTCCTCTCGAACGACGAGGACTTCGACCGGGTCGACGAGGTGCGCGCGAGCTGCGACGCGATCCTGGTCGGCGCGGCGACGATCCGTCAGGACAATCCCCGCCTGCTGGTGCGCTCGGCGGAGCGCCGGGCGGCCCGGGCCGCGCGTGGCGAGCCGGCCAACCCGGTGAAGGTGACCGTGACCGGCCGCTGCGACCTGGACCCGGCGGCCGCGTTCTTCGCCGCCGGCGAGTCGGCGAAGCTGGTCTACTGCGCCACCCCGACGGTCGCCGAGGCGCGCGAGCGACTCGGCGCGGTGGCCACCGTCGTCGACGGCGGCGACCCGGTCGACGTGGATCTCGTCTCGGCCGACCTGGCCGCGCGCGGCGTGCGGCGGCTGATGGTCGAGGGCGGCGGGACCATGCACACCCAGTTCCTCACCCGCGACCTCGCGGACGAGCTGCAGCTGGTCGTCGCGCCGTTCTTCGTCGGCGACTCGCGGGCGCCGCGGTTCGTGCACGACGGGAACTTCCCGGCCGGCCCGAAGAACCGCGCCACGCTGGCCGAGGTCCGCCAGATCGGCGACGTGGTCCTGCTCCGCTACGCCCTGTCCGAACGCTTTCAGTAA
- a CDS encoding lysylphosphatidylglycerol synthase transmembrane domain-containing protein, with protein sequence MSRSVWAWARLLGGAAIIALVLWRLGTGAFLDGLRVLDGGTLALAFGIGVVTTVLSAWRWCLVARGLGMRLSLKDATADYYQALFLNAALPGGVLGDVGRAVSHGREEGDVGRGVRAVVLERTAGQIVLLVVGAAVLFTVPSPVLSLLGEHGRTVAATVALVAIAALLAVGVARRLRRGGSKLAGLARTGASEIRSGLLSRRNWPGVLFASAMVLFGHLATFLVAARVAGNEVSFLALAPMLLLALLAMGIPLNVGGWGPREGVMAWAFGAAGLSAEQGVTIAVAYGICAFVAAAPGAIVVAVRAVRKMRRAVPEPVAAVVVPVAAQPNFRVRITAPVSPAVVVTSPAPVPMPIRRTTVRQPAYSASGAPV encoded by the coding sequence GTGAGCCGATCGGTCTGGGCCTGGGCCCGCCTGCTGGGTGGCGCCGCCATCATCGCGCTGGTGCTGTGGCGGCTGGGCACCGGCGCGTTCCTGGACGGGCTGCGGGTGCTCGACGGCGGCACGCTCGCGCTGGCCTTCGGGATCGGCGTGGTGACCACGGTGCTGAGCGCCTGGCGCTGGTGCCTGGTCGCCCGGGGCCTGGGCATGCGACTGTCGCTGAAGGACGCGACCGCCGACTACTACCAGGCGCTGTTCCTCAACGCGGCGCTGCCCGGCGGGGTGCTCGGCGACGTCGGGCGGGCCGTCTCGCACGGCCGTGAGGAGGGCGACGTGGGGCGCGGTGTCCGGGCGGTGGTCCTGGAACGGACCGCCGGCCAGATCGTCCTGCTGGTCGTCGGCGCCGCGGTGCTTTTCACCGTCCCGTCGCCGGTGCTGAGCCTGCTCGGCGAGCACGGCCGGACCGTCGCCGCCACGGTCGCGCTGGTCGCGATCGCCGCGCTGCTGGCGGTCGGCGTCGCCCGGCGGCTGCGCCGGGGTGGCTCCAAGCTGGCCGGCCTCGCCCGCACCGGCGCCTCGGAGATCCGCTCCGGGCTGCTGTCCCGGCGGAACTGGCCGGGCGTGCTGTTCGCGTCGGCGATGGTGCTGTTCGGGCACCTGGCGACGTTCCTGGTCGCGGCCCGGGTGGCCGGCAACGAGGTGTCGTTCCTGGCGCTCGCCCCGATGCTGCTGCTGGCGCTGCTGGCGATGGGCATCCCGCTGAACGTGGGCGGCTGGGGCCCCCGCGAGGGCGTGATGGCCTGGGCGTTCGGCGCGGCCGGGCTGAGCGCCGAGCAGGGCGTGACGATCGCGGTGGCGTACGGGATCTGCGCCTTCGTCGCCGCGGCGCCGGGCGCGATCGTGGTCGCCGTCCGCGCCGTGCGGAAGATGCGCCGGGCCGTCCCGGAGCCGGTGGCCGCGGTGGTCGTGCCGGTCGCCGCGCAGCCGAACTTCCGGGTGCGGATCACCGCCCCGGTCTCCCCCGCGGTGGTCGTGACGTCGCCGGCCCCGGTGCCGATGCCGATCCGGCGCACCACCGTTCGGCAGCCCGCCTACAGCGCGAGCGGGGCCCCGGTTTGA
- a CDS encoding 6-carboxytetrahydropterin synthase — protein sequence MFSVTVRDHIMIAHSFSGEVFGPAQRLHGATFVVDATFRRPELDQDNIVVDIGLASEQLKTICGSLSYRNLDEDPEFSGVNTSTEFLAKLIADRLAVRIGAGELGPGAAGLTGVEVTLHESHIAWASYERTLK from the coding sequence TCATGATCGCGCACAGCTTCTCCGGCGAGGTCTTCGGACCCGCGCAGCGGCTGCACGGCGCCACCTTCGTGGTGGACGCCACGTTCCGCCGCCCGGAGCTGGACCAGGACAACATCGTCGTCGACATCGGCCTGGCGTCGGAGCAGCTGAAGACCATCTGCGGCAGCCTCAGCTACCGCAACCTGGACGAGGACCCGGAGTTCTCCGGCGTCAACACGTCCACCGAGTTCCTGGCCAAGCTGATCGCCGACCGGCTGGCCGTCCGGATCGGCGCCGGCGAGCTCGGCCCGGGCGCCGCCGGCCTCACCGGCGTCGAGGTCACGCTGCACGAGTCGCACATCGCCTGGGCGAGCTACGAGCGAACCCTGAAGTGA
- a CDS encoding glycosyltransferase family 4 protein: MSRPLHAVLPAGIDDPAAPSGGNRYDRQVLNHLAASPDFSSVREITVTGDWPRPDAAARDRMSRVLAELPDDATVLLDGLVSCGVPEVLAPHAGRLRLVVLVHLPLSDETGLSPAAATELRALERRALHLAAGVIATSTQAAAHVAAMHDLAEVHVAAPGVDRATPAVPSPGGHRLLCVASLTPRKGQDLLLAALSQLTDLAWECTFAGTGTIPPVPAGLEHRVAFPGALAGAELEAAYANADLFVLPSRAETYGMVVTEALAHGLPVVATEVGGVPEALGGGVDVVPGKLLPPEDPQALAAALRGWLTDGELRERWRARALARRETLTGWDQTAHRLAAILKNIEEGTA; encoded by the coding sequence GTGAGCCGCCCGCTCCACGCGGTGCTGCCGGCCGGGATCGACGACCCGGCAGCACCCAGCGGCGGCAATCGCTACGACCGCCAGGTCCTGAACCACCTCGCGGCTTCGCCGGATTTCTCTTCGGTACGCGAGATCACCGTCACCGGCGACTGGCCCCGTCCCGACGCCGCCGCCAGGGATCGGATGTCCCGTGTCCTCGCGGAGCTCCCCGACGACGCGACCGTCCTGCTCGACGGCCTGGTCTCGTGCGGCGTCCCGGAGGTCCTGGCGCCGCACGCCGGCCGGCTGCGCCTGGTCGTGCTGGTCCACCTGCCGCTGAGCGACGAGACCGGCCTGTCCCCGGCGGCGGCGACGGAGCTGCGCGCGCTGGAGCGCCGGGCCCTGCACCTGGCCGCCGGCGTCATCGCGACCAGCACCCAGGCCGCCGCGCACGTGGCCGCGATGCACGATCTCGCCGAGGTGCACGTCGCGGCGCCCGGGGTGGACCGGGCGACACCGGCGGTCCCCTCCCCCGGCGGGCACCGGCTGCTCTGCGTGGCGTCGCTGACCCCGCGCAAGGGCCAGGACCTGCTGCTGGCGGCCCTGTCCCAGCTGACCGACCTGGCGTGGGAGTGCACCTTCGCCGGGACGGGCACGATCCCGCCGGTGCCGGCCGGGCTCGAGCACCGGGTCGCGTTCCCGGGAGCGTTGGCGGGCGCTGAACTCGAAGCCGCCTATGCGAACGCGGATCTTTTCGTGCTGCCGTCGCGCGCGGAGACCTACGGGATGGTGGTGACCGAGGCGCTGGCCCATGGGCTCCCGGTGGTGGCTACCGAGGTCGGGGGCGTGCCGGAGGCGCTCGGGGGCGGGGTTGACGTCGTACCCGGAAAGCTTTTGCCCCCGGAAGATCCGCAAGCTCTGGCCGCCGCCCTGCGCGGCTGGCTCACCGATGGTGAGCTGCGGGAACGCTGGCGGGCCCGGGCCCTCGCCCGCCGTGAGACGCTGACCGGCTGGGACCAGACCGCCCACCGCCTGGCTGCCATCCTGAAGAACATCGAGGAAGGAACCGCATGA